The following are encoded together in the Planctobacterium marinum genome:
- the uvrB gene encoding excinuclease ABC subunit UvrB, translated as MTRGFELKSKYQPAGDQPQAIDALVEGLGYGLAHQTLLGVTGSGKTFTMANIIEKVQRPTLILAHNKTLAAQLYGEMKEFFPNNAVEYFVSYYDYYQPEAYVPTTDTFIEKDASINDHIEQMRLSATKALMERRDVVIVSSVSAIYGLGDPESCMKMLLHLRQGDIMDQRDILRRLAELQYKRNDVNFERGTFRVRGDVIDIFPADSEKQGVRVELFDEEIERIQLFDPLTGTIEKQVARATVFPKTHYVTPREKILAAIERIKVELKERQAQLKEVNKLIEEQRITQRTQFDIEMMTELGYCSGIENYSRYLSGRDPGEPPPTLIDYFPADGLMFIDESHVTVSQIGAMYKGDRSRKETLVEYGFRLPSALDNRPLKFEEFETFSPQTIYVSATPGKYELEKSSGDVVEQVVRPTGLVDPELEIRPVGTQVDDLLSEIHKRVKVNERVLVTTLTKRMAEDLSDYLNEHQVKVRYLHSDIDTVERMEIIRDLRLGKFDVLVGINLLREGLDMPEVSLVAILDADKEGFLRSDRSLIQTIGRAARNINGKAILYADSITGSMQRAIDETNRRREKQEAFNEENGITPQPLHKPVTDVMDMGSDGEGTTHELAAEPPGQYNLDPKSLMAEIARLEKQMFEHAQNLEFEQAAAVRDQVEALRSQVVQRS; from the coding sequence ATGACCAGAGGATTCGAGCTCAAATCTAAATATCAACCGGCGGGCGACCAACCGCAAGCAATCGACGCGTTAGTAGAAGGTTTAGGTTATGGCCTTGCCCATCAAACCTTGTTGGGTGTTACGGGGTCAGGTAAAACTTTCACTATGGCTAACATCATTGAAAAGGTGCAGCGGCCAACACTCATTCTGGCCCACAACAAGACATTGGCTGCGCAGCTCTATGGAGAGATGAAGGAGTTTTTTCCCAATAACGCGGTTGAGTATTTTGTGTCTTATTATGATTACTACCAGCCAGAAGCCTATGTTCCCACCACCGACACCTTTATAGAAAAAGACGCGTCTATTAATGATCATATTGAGCAGATGCGCTTGTCGGCTACCAAAGCCTTGATGGAGAGGCGAGATGTTGTGATTGTCTCCAGTGTCTCTGCTATATATGGTTTGGGCGACCCTGAGTCTTGCATGAAAATGCTGTTGCATTTGCGTCAAGGCGACATTATGGATCAGCGAGATATATTACGTCGCCTTGCAGAGCTGCAATACAAGCGCAACGACGTTAACTTTGAACGGGGTACCTTTAGAGTACGTGGCGATGTCATTGACATTTTCCCTGCGGATTCTGAAAAACAAGGGGTCAGAGTCGAATTGTTTGATGAAGAAATCGAGCGTATTCAACTGTTCGATCCCCTTACTGGCACTATTGAAAAACAAGTGGCCAGAGCGACAGTATTCCCTAAAACCCATTACGTTACGCCCAGAGAAAAAATCCTGGCTGCTATTGAGCGTATTAAGGTAGAGCTAAAAGAAAGACAAGCTCAGCTCAAAGAAGTTAACAAACTGATTGAAGAGCAGCGTATTACCCAGCGTACCCAGTTTGATATTGAGATGATGACAGAACTGGGTTATTGCTCTGGTATCGAAAACTACAGTCGTTACTTGTCGGGGAGAGACCCCGGTGAGCCGCCGCCAACATTAATTGACTATTTTCCCGCTGATGGTTTGATGTTCATTGATGAATCCCACGTAACGGTGTCGCAAATCGGTGCCATGTACAAAGGCGACCGATCCCGAAAAGAAACGCTGGTGGAGTATGGTTTTCGTTTGCCTTCGGCATTGGATAATCGCCCACTCAAATTTGAAGAATTTGAGACGTTCAGCCCACAAACTATTTATGTTTCCGCGACGCCGGGCAAATACGAACTGGAGAAATCATCTGGTGATGTGGTAGAGCAGGTGGTCAGGCCTACAGGATTGGTGGATCCAGAACTAGAAATCCGTCCGGTGGGCACCCAGGTTGATGATTTATTGTCTGAAATTCACAAGCGGGTGAAGGTTAACGAACGGGTCTTAGTGACGACACTGACAAAACGTATGGCTGAGGATCTTAGCGATTATCTGAATGAGCATCAGGTTAAGGTGCGTTATTTGCACTCTGACATTGATACCGTTGAGCGGATGGAAATTATTCGGGATTTGCGCTTAGGAAAATTTGATGTACTGGTGGGGATCAACCTGTTGCGGGAAGGCCTGGATATGCCAGAGGTGAGTTTGGTTGCGATTTTGGATGCCGATAAAGAAGGCTTCCTTCGCTCCGATCGTTCATTGATTCAAACCATTGGTCGTGCCGCTCGAAATATCAATGGCAAGGCTATCCTGTACGCCGATTCCATAACAGGCTCCATGCAACGAGCCATAGACGAAACTAATCGTCGCCGCGAAAAACAAGAAGCCTTTAACGAAGAAAACGGCATAACACCACAGCCGCTGCACAAGCCAGTGACTGATGTGATGGACATGGGCAGTGATGGCGAAGGGACAACCCATGAGTTAGCTGCGGAGCCGCCGGGACAATATAATCTTGATCCTAAGTCACTAATGGCAGAAATAGCGCGACTGGAAAAACAAATGTTTGAGCATG
- a CDS encoding MATE family efflux transporter, translating to MTIPVVYGMILLMTFGLVDTFFVSLLGTEQLAAISFTFPVTFTVISLNIGLGIGTSATIARLMGAGDKSTAHGVGTGALILSFIMASVLAIIGFISIEPIFTLLGASEAEMPYIKDYMLVWYGAGIFLSLPMVGNAVLRANGDTKTPSMIMALGGAINAILDPILIFGWGPIPAMGIQGAALATLIAWAIGSGQIIHLLAFKRKLIMPRMLSFSELREYSRNILKIGVPAAGANMLTPIANGVMTAIVAGYGSAAVASWGVGGRIESIASIMILALSMTLPPFISQNYGASKINRVKDAYVICLKFVLFWQFAVFLVMWFLAPFIAQIFAQEKEVVNLIQLFLMIVPIGYGLQGIIILTNSSFNAMHKPMSALLLSVIRLFVFFVPISWLGSLLFELKGMFWMGVLANFLTATVAFLWFRKLLNEEMDSISSNDTGISDTAS from the coding sequence ATGACTATACCCGTCGTTTACGGCATGATCTTACTGATGACATTTGGACTAGTGGATACTTTTTTCGTTAGTTTGCTAGGTACTGAACAGCTTGCTGCAATTAGTTTTACTTTTCCTGTTACCTTTACCGTTATTAGTCTTAACATTGGCTTGGGGATTGGTACTTCTGCCACCATAGCTCGTCTAATGGGCGCTGGCGATAAAAGCACGGCCCACGGGGTCGGCACTGGCGCGTTAATACTATCTTTCATTATGGCGTCTGTTCTGGCAATTATTGGGTTTATCTCGATAGAGCCTATTTTTACCCTGCTTGGGGCATCGGAAGCGGAAATGCCCTATATCAAAGATTACATGTTAGTTTGGTACGGTGCTGGAATCTTTTTGTCGTTACCAATGGTGGGCAATGCTGTACTCAGAGCCAATGGCGATACCAAAACACCCAGTATGATTATGGCCTTAGGCGGAGCCATCAATGCCATTCTCGATCCGATACTGATTTTTGGATGGGGTCCCATTCCCGCTATGGGGATTCAAGGTGCTGCTTTGGCCACGCTTATTGCTTGGGCAATAGGGAGTGGACAAATCATTCATTTATTGGCTTTTAAACGCAAGTTGATTATGCCAAGAATGCTGAGTTTCTCAGAGCTGAGAGAATACAGCCGTAATATCTTAAAGATTGGCGTACCTGCTGCCGGAGCAAATATGTTGACCCCTATAGCCAACGGAGTCATGACAGCGATAGTGGCAGGTTACGGCTCGGCTGCTGTGGCTTCCTGGGGAGTAGGGGGGCGCATTGAGTCTATTGCCAGCATCATGATACTAGCTTTGTCTATGACCTTACCACCATTTATAAGTCAGAATTATGGTGCCTCAAAGATCAACCGGGTAAAAGACGCTTATGTGATATGTCTCAAGTTTGTTCTGTTTTGGCAGTTCGCGGTCTTCCTGGTTATGTGGTTTTTAGCGCCGTTTATTGCACAAATTTTTGCTCAGGAAAAAGAAGTCGTTAATCTCATTCAGTTATTCTTGATGATTGTGCCGATCGGCTACGGTTTACAGGGGATTATCATTCTCACCAATTCTTCTTTTAACGCTATGCACAAGCCGATGAGCGCACTGTTATTAAGTGTGATCAGATTGTTCGTATTCTTCGTACCGATCTCGTGGTTAGGCAGTTTGTTATTTGAACTCAAGGGGATGTTTTGGATGGGCGTATTAGCTAATTTCCTCACGGCTACTGTGGCGTTTCTCTGGTTCAGAAAACTGCTCAACGAAGAAATGGATTCAATTTCCAGCAATGATACGGGGATAAGTGATACAGCATCATGA
- the rsxA gene encoding electron transport complex subunit RsxA: MTEFLLLLLSTVLVNNFVLVQFLGLCPFMGVSSKLETAIGMSMATTFVLTLASVCSYLVEQYVLFPLGLTYLRTLSFILVIAVVVQFTEMVVNKTSPTLYRLLGIFLPLITTNCAVLGVALLNIKEQHSFVESVLYGFGAAIGFSVVLVLFSAMRERLAAADVPVPFKGAAIAMVTAGLMSLAFMGFSGLVKFS, from the coding sequence ATGACTGAATTTCTGCTGCTGCTCTTAAGCACGGTACTAGTGAACAATTTCGTCCTCGTACAGTTTCTCGGTTTATGCCCCTTTATGGGCGTATCCAGTAAGCTGGAGACGGCTATTGGTATGTCAATGGCGACGACTTTTGTATTAACGCTCGCTTCAGTTTGCAGCTACCTGGTAGAACAATACGTCCTGTTTCCATTAGGGCTGACTTACCTGCGCACCCTCAGTTTTATATTAGTGATTGCGGTTGTGGTGCAATTTACCGAAATGGTGGTCAATAAAACCAGCCCTACCCTATATCGCTTGCTGGGTATCTTCTTACCTCTCATTACCACCAACTGCGCGGTATTGGGTGTCGCTTTGTTAAATATTAAAGAGCAACACAGTTTTGTTGAGTCCGTATTGTATGGCTTTGGTGCCGCTATCGGCTTCTCTGTAGTGTTGGTGTTGTTTTCTGCCATGCGAGAACGCCTTGCCGCCGCTGACGTTCCGGTGCCCTTTAAAGGTGCCGCTATTGCGATGGTAACAGCGGGTTTAATGTCACTGGCCTTTATGGGTTTCTCTGGATTGGTTAAGTTTTCTTAG
- the rsxB gene encoding electron transport complex subunit RsxB gives MSFIAITLLALLFGALLGYAAIRFRVESDPLVDQIDEILPQTQCGQCGYPGCKPYAEAIANGDDINKCPPGGETTIKKLAELMGVEAKPLDAAHGEEDVKKVAYIREDECIGCTKCIQACPVDAIVGATRQMHTVIVDECTGCDLCVAPCPVDCIDMVPVKETEKNWRWQLNAIPIKEVK, from the coding sequence TTGAGTTTTATTGCGATTACACTACTGGCATTACTTTTTGGCGCATTACTTGGCTATGCCGCTATACGTTTTCGTGTTGAGAGCGATCCATTAGTTGATCAGATTGACGAGATATTGCCGCAGACGCAGTGTGGCCAGTGCGGTTATCCCGGCTGTAAGCCCTATGCCGAGGCAATCGCCAATGGTGACGACATCAATAAATGCCCTCCCGGCGGCGAAACCACCATTAAAAAACTCGCAGAGTTAATGGGCGTTGAGGCTAAACCGCTGGACGCAGCCCACGGCGAAGAAGACGTTAAAAAAGTCGCTTACATTCGCGAGGACGAGTGCATCGGCTGTACTAAGTGCATTCAGGCCTGCCCTGTAGATGCCATTGTCGGTGCAACGCGCCAGATGCATACCGTAATCGTTGATGAGTGCACCGGTTGTGATCTCTGTGTCGCCCCCTGCCCTGTAGATTGCATTGATATGGTGCCTGTCAAAGAAACCGAAAAGAACTGGCGCTGGCAACTTAACGCCATCCCGATTAAAGAAGTAAAATAG
- the rsxC gene encoding electron transport complex subunit RsxC: MLTDIIAKIKKGQFWQFPGGVNPPGKKSLSNEQEIERLPLADKLYIPVKQHVGVAGRVSVEINQRVLKGQQLTHSMNPFAVPVHAPTSGTIVSVEDHVSNSPSGIEEKTIVLQPDGQEEWIDLKPLSDYQSLPRVSLVEEICSAGIAGMGGAGFPAHIKLSSGKNIEFLIINGVECEPYITSDDRLMREHAWQIRQGIDVLCHILKPQQVLIAIEDNKPEAFAAMEIAFQDNSNYLLCAVETKYPAGGEKQLIQVLTGKEVPSRGLPVDIGIIMHNVGTCFAIADAVFSGKPLIERVVTLTGEAIERPQNAWLPIGTPVGHAIEQASYISEKQAQRRIIMGGPMMGYTLHSDLVPVVKTTNCLLVPADTEMPTPGEELPCIRCGACADACPAGLLPQQLHWHAQSKEFDKAKELNLFDCIECGACAFVCPSNIPLVHSYRSAKAEIRIQEDEALKASKAKERFEARNARLEKEKQEREEKARQSAAARAERQKKKENQPDKPEAGTANDRVAAALARAKAKKAQQQTETASQQNEAADVQSSLTPSDQQDRVAAAIARAKAKKAQQAQATNAEDEQPSTSQTDAVKDTADARSPEPKDVTEPKDGAEVNPEEDKKARVAAAIARAKAKKLQNSAASSTPSSASDKAEEQQPELVLEEPGSDNTASDETVKAEISKQDKIAAAIARAKAKKAARAQSDNNTDDEN, encoded by the coding sequence ATGCTGACAGACATCATCGCTAAAATAAAAAAAGGCCAATTTTGGCAGTTCCCTGGCGGCGTTAATCCGCCCGGTAAAAAATCCTTATCTAATGAGCAAGAGATTGAGCGCCTTCCTCTGGCAGATAAGCTCTACATACCGGTAAAACAGCATGTTGGTGTTGCCGGTCGAGTCTCAGTTGAAATTAATCAGCGGGTGTTAAAAGGCCAGCAATTAACTCATAGTATGAACCCCTTCGCGGTGCCAGTTCATGCCCCCACTTCCGGCACTATTGTTTCGGTAGAGGACCACGTATCCAACTCCCCTTCCGGTATTGAAGAAAAAACTATTGTGTTACAGCCCGATGGTCAAGAAGAGTGGATCGATCTCAAGCCCCTTTCCGATTATCAATCGTTGCCTCGCGTTTCGCTCGTAGAAGAAATTTGCAGTGCTGGCATCGCCGGAATGGGTGGCGCCGGCTTTCCGGCTCATATCAAGTTGTCTTCGGGTAAAAACATCGAGTTTCTGATCATCAATGGTGTCGAATGCGAACCTTACATTACCTCTGATGATCGACTGATGCGTGAACACGCTTGGCAAATCCGCCAAGGCATCGATGTGCTGTGCCATATTCTCAAGCCACAGCAAGTGCTTATCGCCATCGAAGACAACAAACCTGAAGCCTTTGCAGCGATGGAAATTGCCTTTCAGGACAACAGTAACTATTTGCTTTGCGCGGTAGAAACCAAATATCCCGCTGGCGGCGAAAAGCAGCTTATTCAGGTGCTTACCGGTAAAGAAGTGCCATCAAGAGGCTTACCGGTAGACATTGGCATTATTATGCACAATGTCGGTACCTGCTTTGCAATTGCGGATGCAGTATTCAGTGGTAAACCCCTGATAGAAAGAGTAGTAACCCTGACTGGAGAAGCGATTGAGCGCCCACAAAACGCCTGGTTGCCAATCGGCACACCAGTGGGGCATGCCATTGAGCAAGCCAGTTATATAAGCGAGAAGCAGGCGCAAAGGCGCATCATTATGGGTGGCCCTATGATGGGTTATACCTTGCATTCGGATCTGGTGCCGGTGGTAAAAACCACTAACTGTTTATTAGTTCCCGCCGACACTGAAATGCCCACACCGGGAGAGGAGCTGCCCTGCATTCGCTGTGGAGCCTGTGCCGATGCGTGTCCAGCTGGTTTATTGCCACAACAATTGCACTGGCACGCACAAAGTAAAGAATTCGACAAAGCCAAAGAGCTCAACTTGTTTGACTGTATAGAATGTGGAGCCTGTGCTTTTGTCTGTCCCAGCAATATTCCGCTGGTACATTCTTATCGAAGTGCCAAAGCAGAAATTCGCATCCAGGAAGACGAGGCACTGAAAGCGTCCAAAGCCAAAGAGCGCTTTGAAGCCCGGAATGCCCGCTTAGAAAAAGAAAAACAAGAACGAGAAGAAAAAGCCCGTCAAAGTGCAGCAGCCCGTGCTGAGCGGCAGAAAAAGAAAGAAAATCAACCCGACAAGCCCGAAGCCGGCACTGCGAATGATCGCGTCGCTGCTGCGCTGGCTCGTGCCAAGGCTAAAAAAGCGCAACAACAAACTGAAACGGCTTCGCAGCAAAACGAAGCAGCGGATGTACAAAGCAGCCTTACGCCATCGGATCAGCAAGACAGAGTTGCGGCAGCTATCGCCAGAGCAAAAGCCAAAAAAGCGCAACAAGCCCAGGCCACAAACGCTGAAGATGAACAGCCAAGCACCTCGCAAACCGATGCAGTAAAAGACACAGCCGACGCTCGCAGCCCTGAGCCCAAAGACGTCACTGAGCCCAAAGACGGCGCTGAAGTGAATCCGGAAGAGGATAAAAAAGCCCGAGTTGCAGCCGCGATAGCACGAGCCAAAGCGAAAAAACTGCAAAACAGTGCTGCAAGCAGTACTCCATCTTCAGCATCTGATAAAGCAGAAGAGCAACAACCAGAACTTGTACTGGAAGAGCCCGGTTCAGACAACACTGCTTCGGATGAAACAGTAAAAGCAGAAATCTCCAAACAGGATAAAATTGCCGCGGCTATCGCCAGGGCTAAAGCCAAAAAAGCTGCCAGAGCCCAATCTGACAATAACACCGATGACGAGAACTAA
- the rsxD gene encoding electron transport complex subunit RsxD, which produces MKLFLASSPHLRQKRSTQEIMQLVMLFAVPGIAVQTWFFGFGTLINILIACLVAVVTEVLILELRKKNFELAVKDSSALVTALLLGISIPPFAPWWMTAIGAFFAIAIAKQLYGGLGFNLFNPAMTAYVVLLISFPVQMTAWAPVMELSQISHNLMDALSITFTGYTTEGYSVLQLRTNIDGFTMATPLDEIKNQLNKGLTVPEITSSALFIDAGNIAAGFGKGWFWINIAFLLGGFLLLQFNLINWHLPVGMLAGLGLPALLAWLVSPDTNVSPLLHLFSGGTMLGAFFIITDPVTAATSNKGRIIFGFGVGLWVYIIRTWGGYPDAIAFSVLLMNMCVPVIDYYTRPRTYGHNQQSSAQRKSGSNK; this is translated from the coding sequence ATGAAATTATTCCTTGCCAGTTCTCCACATTTACGCCAGAAACGCAGCACCCAGGAAATCATGCAGCTGGTTATGCTGTTTGCGGTACCGGGTATCGCGGTGCAAACCTGGTTCTTTGGCTTTGGTACCTTAATCAATATTCTTATCGCCTGTCTTGTGGCCGTTGTTACCGAAGTGCTCATACTTGAGCTGCGCAAAAAGAATTTTGAACTGGCCGTTAAAGACTCCAGTGCCCTTGTCACAGCACTGCTTCTTGGTATATCCATTCCGCCATTCGCACCCTGGTGGATGACAGCCATTGGCGCTTTTTTTGCGATTGCTATCGCCAAACAGTTATACGGTGGTTTGGGTTTTAATCTGTTTAACCCGGCAATGACAGCTTATGTGGTGTTGTTGATCTCCTTTCCGGTACAGATGACTGCCTGGGCTCCGGTGATGGAACTGTCGCAGATAAGTCATAACCTGATGGATGCGCTATCCATCACCTTTACCGGCTATACCACGGAAGGCTACAGCGTCTTGCAACTGAGAACCAACATTGATGGCTTTACCATGGCCACCCCGCTGGATGAAATTAAAAATCAGCTGAACAAGGGCCTCACTGTGCCAGAAATTACCAGCTCTGCCCTTTTTATCGACGCAGGTAACATTGCGGCGGGTTTCGGCAAAGGCTGGTTCTGGATCAATATCGCCTTTTTACTGGGCGGCTTTTTATTGTTGCAATTTAATCTGATCAACTGGCATCTCCCGGTAGGCATGTTGGCAGGTTTGGGGCTCCCTGCACTACTGGCATGGCTTGTTTCGCCTGATACCAACGTATCACCGCTGCTGCATTTATTCAGCGGGGGGACTATGTTAGGTGCATTTTTTATCATCACCGATCCGGTCACAGCCGCCACCAGTAACAAAGGACGAATAATCTTTGGTTTTGGGGTTGGGCTGTGGGTTTACATCATTCGCACTTGGGGTGGCTATCCAGATGCCATCGCTTTCTCGGTATTGCTAATGAACATGTGTGTTCCGGTCATAGACTATTACACACGCCCAAGAACCTATGGCCACAACCAGCAATCAAGTGCTCAGCGCAAGAGCGGGAGTAATAAATGA
- the rsxG gene encoding electron transport complex subunit RsxG produces the protein MIKGISRNGAILGGFTLATTMLIAITHWVTSPVIAKQVQSKALQTITEVFPANYWDNAIAQNCTVLNSPAGDEYKIYRSFLNQQPSGLVIEAVTKQGYGGNIKYLVSVIDNSKIGGVRVLEHKETPGLGDKIELRISDWIHAFDNQATAAVSRPDWAVKKDGGRFDQFTGATITPRALVNGVKDTVTFVQENYQAIFDLPNQCNAAKDTAND, from the coding sequence ATGATTAAGGGTATTTCCAGAAATGGGGCGATTCTGGGTGGTTTTACGCTTGCTACCACCATGCTAATTGCCATCACTCATTGGGTTACTTCGCCGGTTATTGCCAAACAAGTGCAAAGCAAAGCGCTGCAAACCATCACCGAGGTCTTTCCAGCAAACTATTGGGACAACGCCATTGCTCAAAACTGCACAGTGCTTAACTCTCCCGCTGGCGATGAATACAAAATCTATCGCAGCTTTCTCAATCAACAACCCTCAGGTTTAGTGATAGAAGCCGTTACTAAACAAGGCTATGGTGGCAATATCAAATATCTGGTTTCTGTGATCGATAACAGTAAAATCGGTGGTGTGAGGGTACTGGAGCACAAGGAAACGCCGGGATTAGGAGATAAAATTGAACTGCGCATCAGTGATTGGATCCACGCCTTCGATAACCAGGCCACAGCTGCCGTTAGCCGCCCTGATTGGGCAGTGAAAAAAGATGGCGGTCGTTTCGATCAGTTTACCGGTGCCACTATCACCCCTCGTGCCCTTGTCAACGGTGTAAAAGACACAGTCACTTTCGTACAGGAAAACTACCAGGCGATATTTGATTTGCCAAACCAATGCAACGCCGCAAAGGACACCGCCAATGACTGA
- a CDS encoding electron transport complex subunit E, translating into MTEYQQLTWQGLWKNNAALVQLLGLCPLLAVTSSVVNALGLGIATTLVLIGSNCTVSLVRNLVPNEIRIPVFVLVIATFVTIVELLMQAYTYSLYQALGIFIPLIVTNCAIIGRAEAYASKNPLKQSAYDGFIMGMGFLIVLVLLGAMRELLGNGTLFDGMHLLLGEWARSLKLEIFTTDSPFLLAILPPGAFLGMGLLIALKNLLNDRVENAVEGPQTQKEVTRARVTSDA; encoded by the coding sequence ATGACTGAATATCAACAACTGACCTGGCAAGGTTTGTGGAAGAATAATGCCGCATTAGTGCAATTATTGGGATTGTGCCCGTTACTTGCCGTAACCAGCTCGGTGGTGAACGCCCTTGGCTTAGGTATTGCCACTACCTTGGTATTGATCGGCTCCAACTGCACTGTATCTTTGGTGCGAAACCTGGTTCCTAATGAAATTCGAATTCCAGTGTTTGTGTTAGTTATTGCCACCTTTGTGACAATCGTTGAATTGTTGATGCAGGCCTATACCTATAGCCTCTATCAAGCATTAGGGATATTCATTCCATTAATCGTAACCAACTGCGCCATTATCGGCCGTGCGGAAGCCTACGCGTCAAAAAATCCGCTGAAACAATCCGCCTACGACGGTTTCATTATGGGTATGGGCTTTTTAATCGTGTTGGTGCTATTAGGTGCCATGCGTGAATTATTAGGAAATGGTACCCTGTTTGACGGCATGCATTTATTGCTGGGTGAATGGGCGCGCAGTCTGAAGTTAGAGATCTTCACCACAGACAGTCCATTCCTGTTAGCGATTTTACCGCCCGGTGCATTTTTGGGTATGGGACTGTTAATCGCGCTGAAAAACCTGCTCAATGATCGCGTTGAAAATGCAGTGGAAGGCCCGCAGACGCAAAAAGAAGTAACCCGTGCCCGAGTCACCAGCGACGCCTGA
- the nth gene encoding endonuclease III produces the protein MTPSLSKQEKVKAIVAILDELYPEVPIPLDHKDPYTLLVAVLLSAQCTDERANQITPKLFARADNPYDMVMLSIDEIKEIIKPCGLSPMKSKGIWHLSDMIIKQHNGQVPADFKALEAMPGVGHKTASVVMAQAFGIPAFPVDTHIHRLMYRWGLSNGKSVEQTERDAKRLFPKEKWNDLHLQIIYYGREYCPARGFSLDKCIITRQYGRKSFINEVLKAQSKKKK, from the coding sequence ATGACCCCAAGCCTGTCAAAACAAGAAAAAGTAAAGGCCATTGTTGCCATCCTTGATGAGCTCTATCCAGAAGTGCCGATTCCATTGGATCACAAAGATCCTTACACCCTGTTGGTGGCCGTATTGTTGTCGGCACAATGCACGGATGAAAGAGCCAATCAAATCACGCCAAAACTTTTTGCCAGAGCTGATAACCCATACGACATGGTGATGCTTAGCATTGATGAAATTAAAGAGATCATCAAACCCTGCGGCCTGTCCCCCATGAAATCCAAAGGCATCTGGCACCTGTCAGATATGATCATCAAACAACACAACGGCCAAGTTCCAGCAGACTTCAAAGCCCTGGAAGCCATGCCCGGTGTGGGACATAAAACGGCTTCAGTGGTGATGGCGCAAGCTTTTGGCATCCCCGCTTTTCCGGTCGACACTCACATCCATCGCTTGATGTATCGCTGGGGTTTATCAAATGGTAAGAGTGTTGAGCAAACCGAGCGCGATGCCAAACGATTGTTCCCGAAAGAAAAATGGAATGACCTGCACCTGCAGATTATCTATTACGGACGGGAATACTGTCCGGCCCGAGGATTCTCGTTGGACAAGTGCATCATCACCCG